The DNA segment ATGGAGGACGCGGGCTATAGCGATTACATGACGGTCGCTGTCGCCAGTCCCGCTGAACTGCGTGCGACTCTCGGAATCGGGGAACAGCAGGCAGAGCAGATAATATCAATATCCAGAGAGCAAGCCAGTGGCGGTGGATTTCAGACCGCGTCCGAGGTCAAAGACCCACCGGACTTACGCAAGGTTAATGTTATCGAAAATGTCGACGGATGGGTGTTGGAGCGCCAGAGCCGGGACCGTATCGTCTGGCTCTCTCCCTCCGATTTTTCGGTCACCATCACTAACCAGTCCACTCGCGATGGCAACGGATGGACATTCGAAGTGAGCGGAATTCAACCCCCAAAAGACGACGAAAACCATAATCCACGTCAGACGAAGCAGGAGCGGCGTATTCTGAAGGATGGAATAGAAACGGTTGAAGAGGCCGTTGGATTTGCTATTGGTTGGATGGAAACGTCCTCAATCGAGTTCGAGGAGGATTTGACTGAGTTTACAGGAATCAGCGAACGAACTGCGGAATATCTA comes from the Natronosalvus amylolyticus genome and includes:
- a CDS encoding helix-hairpin-helix domain-containing protein, producing the protein MFDAGLLDIDEDTAARMEDAGYSDYMTVAVASPAELRATLGIGEQQAEQIISISREQASGGGFQTASEVKDPPDLRKVNVIENVDGWVLERQSRDRIVWLSPSDFSVTITNQSTRDGNGWTFEVSGIQPPKDDENHNPRQTKQERRILKDGIETVEEAVGFAIGWMETSSIEFEEDLTEFTGISERTAEYLLLKHDIENHQQLYELYVDRTLHDIVGSQWHGELEEEMKEIFG